The genomic region TACGCTCAACCCCGTAGCTCATCTGGACCTCTTCGGCACAATAATGCTTCTGTTCGGACCTTTTGGCTGGGCAAAGCCTGTTCCCGTAAACGGTTATAATTTTAAAAAGCCCAAGAGGGATATTTTGCTGGTCAGCCTGGCGGGTCCCCTTTCAAACGTAATCATGGCACTGATTATTGGTTATACGATCCGTATTCTGGGTACTTTCTGGCCATCACTGCTTCTTAATGGTCATACCAGAGATTTTCTATATTTGTGCTTTCTTTTAAATATAGGCATCTCTTTTTTCAATCTTATACCTGTTCCTCCCCTCGATGGCTCCAAGATTCTTCTGGGCCTTTTGCCTGATTCCTGGATTCCGGGGTATATTCAGAAAAGCAGGTATCTCCCCATGATTTTCATGGTGCTTCTTATCGCCGAGTGGGGGCTTCATATGCCCATATTCAGCAGTATTATGAATCCGATTTTCAATCCATACCTTAAATTCTTCAATTTTCTGATTTTTGGAAAGGTTTTCTGATGCA from Fibrobacter sp. harbors:
- a CDS encoding site-2 protease family protein; this translates as MNFELLILRVPAILIALTIHEFAHGWMALRLGDTTARNEGRLTLNPVAHLDLFGTIMLLFGPFGWAKPVPVNGYNFKKPKRDILLVSLAGPLSNVIMALIIGYTIRILGTFWPSLLLNGHTRDFLYLCFLLNIGISFFNLIPVPPLDGSKILLGLLPDSWIPGYIQKSRYLPMIFMVLLIAEWGLHMPIFSSIMNPIFNPYLKFFNFLIFGKVF